In one Phyllostomus discolor isolate MPI-MPIP mPhyDis1 chromosome 8, mPhyDis1.pri.v3, whole genome shotgun sequence genomic region, the following are encoded:
- the LOC114503658 gene encoding LOW QUALITY PROTEIN: 40S ribosomal protein S6-like (The sequence of the model RefSeq protein was modified relative to this genomic sequence to represent the inferred CDS: inserted 2 bases in 2 codons) has translation MAEHKNEPPGSFHGCFKLKLNISFPATGCQKLIEVDDERKLHTFYGKCMATEVAADTLGEEWKGRVFRISGGNDKRGFPTKQGVLTHGRIRRLLSEGHSCYRPRRTXERKRKSVRGCTMDASLSVLNLVXVENGEKDVPGLTDTTVPRCLGPKRARRILKLFNLSKEYGVRQYVVRKPLNKEGKKPRTKAPRFSPVTPRVLQHKRRHIALKKQRTEKNKEEAAEYAKLLAKTVKEAKEKHQGQITKRHWLFSLRASTSKSESSQK, from the exons ATGGCCGAGCACAAGAATGAACCACCA ggctcTTTCCATGGCTGCTTCAAGTTGAAGCTGAACATCTCTTTCCCAGCCACTGGCTGTCAGAAACTCATTGAAGTGGATGATGAACGCAAACTTCATACGTTTTATGGGAAATGTATGGCCACAGAAGTTGCTGCTGACACTCTGGGTGAAGAGTGGAAGGGTCGTGTGTTTCGAATCAGTGGTGGGAACGACAAACGAGGTTTCCCCACAAAGCAGGGTGTCCTGACCCATGGCCGCATCCGCCGGCTGCTGAGCGAGGGGCATTCCTGTTACAGACCAAGGAGGA GAGAGCGAAAGCGCAAATCGGTTCGGGGTTGCACTATGGATGCCagcctcagtgttctcaactTGG TTGTAGAAAATGGGGAGAAAGATGTTCCTGGTCTCACTGATACTACTGTGCCTCGTTGCCTGGGACCCAAAAGAGCTAGGAGAATCCTCAAACTTTTCAACCTCTCTAAAGAATATGGTGTCCGCCAATATGTTGTGAGAAAGCCCCTAAACAAGGAAGGTAAGAAACCTAGAACCAAAGCACCTAGATTCAGTCCTGTTACTCCACGTGTCCTGCAACACAAGCGTCGGCATATTGCTCTGAAGAAGCAACGtactgagaaaaataaggaagaggcTGCAGAGTATGCTAAACTTTTGGCTAAGACGGTGAAGGAGGCCAAAGAAAAACACCAGGGACAAATCACCAAGAGACATTGGCTGTTCTCTCTGAGAGCTTCTACCTCTAAGTCCGAGTCCAGCCAAAAATGA